gcttaaatatgtatatataatatatatatttctatatttatatagatacctataaattatatatatttgtacttttaaatgaatatattatagcaCAATTCgtataaatttattgaaatttAGTGCTTTATTCTTGAAATAAAATGTGCTTCTTTCTATTTTGTATCTTGTTATAATCTGAAaacactatttttttttgtaattatgaaaaagttttattatatatatattaaaaattaatgtgtcttcatatgtatttaatgATAGAAAACAAATGTATGCCTTTgcattgatatatatatatatatttttatttatttataaaaacaatttaatttttatgagaaatattcaagagaaaatattaaatgtaaaaatatttttaatatacttttaactTATTATTGATTTTTTTCACATGACATAAATACATGAAGCCATATATAATAGAACAGTATATTCGTTAAATATggattttttataattatttaataacttAGGCACTCTAAATCATTATAGTTCtgagaaattttaaaaatagttattatgttattattgttcCTAAGTGTAGTGATTATTAAACTCTGCagaaattaattaaatatatattaaatataaaatttataaataaatttattatatgttcttCTTATTTTCAATGTCATTCAAtgattaatttaaataattaaatttaataatttactaaTAGATAGTATACAAAagtcctcttttttttttcacttaatTGTAAATTTCTAGATAATTTATCTCTGtaaatttcaatattttcattagaTATAATTAAgacaaaaatgtattatatactgTTTCTTCACCATATTTAGGTATCTATTTATAATGTTGAGCTATTcgttattcttttttataattataacaagtaaagaattaaaaatatttttttaaatatatataaaaatatgtatgatTTATATCTACCTTACTAATTTcttcatattaataaaaacccattttttaaataaaataaatgtaaaaaaaaaaaaaaagaattttattttttacttataattcacaaatacatatttctCTTTGTGGTTTAAGAATAAGAAATTAGGAAATTTCTAAGtgtcaaaatttttaagtgtaattcgtttatttttttgtagaaaTTGTATCTGTGGGATAATTAATTTTgtgcttttattatttgttccaGGAAATAagaagatatattatttattgttactacttttcaatttttgattcagttctattttatataaattgcATGTATATctctattataataaattgataagtaaaaagaataatcGTTTTTACTATTGATTTTaataacaattaaaatatttaattaacattattctatatacttatattttatagaaaaattacatttcatttttattttttattatattaatattacttacgaaaaatatgtactttaattaaaaaaaaaaaaagaaaagaatataacttgtataatttaaaatcatttctttttgcaaaaaatttatgaatcaATCTTAAActaaaatttacaatattcaaatattatcataagaaataaaaaattaaaatttatgtattataaatatatagttttataaatatgttaacaCACCGTGTATTccatattagaaaaaatattatagaacATTAAGgaatgaaatttttataattaatataacatgaagtgttgtaaaatatattgctttttccatatatcattaatattattgttgttattataattgattatttattaataataaccatttttccaaaatacagagcttataaaattaaaaaaattaatagaaaaatgccattaaaattagtatttattttcttaaaatggAGAAAAGTTGATTATCTATATTCTCTACTTtccatattatataaaatctTAGTATTTcgaaatattaagaaataatatatatgtttttttattttgaaaagtattaacaaaattaattaattagtTTAATATTAGACTAattaatttacataaatttaatatttaataatgaattaagattttattattctaccgaaggttatatttttataaatataattaagataaatatattgtaatatatatttaaacttCTCATTGTTCTcgtaaaaaatgttatatatattttattaattttctactaaatcataaaaaataataaaaaaaaaaaaattaaataaataatcattctacactttttaattttaaagatattatattaatgttaatttattctttagTACTTGTGTTGCAGTATTAATAATCTATAtcatgaaacaaaaaattaactttctcatttttattaaaattgctaTATTTATCCGTTCAATTTGGATATGCCATTTTTTCATAGATATTGTAAGAAAATATTGctaatgtatatttgtattgttcatactatttatttttttatttttactaatacTATTTTTCATCATCCGATTAATGAGTTTTtgaatgtaaatatatacactgTTTTTTAGAATACGTTTAACAAATCCTTGGATGAAAATTACATCATTATtggaaaattaaataaaatatcctATAGATTATTATCAAAATGTAAACAAGATAGGGATTCAAGTATTGTAAATTTAATAGAAAAGATACCAAATAATAaagttaatgaaaaaaaatgtatatctaATTCTGCAAAAAGCTTTACAACAAAGAATAAACCATCAAATGGAAATTCGCTAAGGAGTTTAACATGTCAAAAAcaagatattaaaaataattcttatatacttgaaaaaaaaaaatgttcctatattgaaaaaaaaatattcaaagaactagattttgaaaattttcttaaaaataataaaacaattagTAATAGGATGTACAAAAAAGCAATGCGTAAAAAATACGGATTACGAATTCTTACACCAACATTATTGTTCTTGTTGctgttaatattaatgatagTGGATATATCATTAGGTTTATCAATTAAAAAGAGTTTGCTAATAGCCTTGGTTAAATGGGATCCCTTAGAAGTTTTAAGTTCTGGATGGTTTTTGTCTCTTTTTGAAAAGGTAAAAAGTTTAGATTGGCTCTGGAAGTCTCCATTATGGACGACAAGTGAAACGTTGACGGAAGGAATGAAGAAAAATGGATTATTAGGGCGTTTAATTGGTATTCCAATGTATTTTCTACCCTTTCTTATATTAGGtgttacatttatatttgcgattttatattaccaccaaaaagttaaaaaatatgaaaatattaaatttaagaaaagttaaatgaataataacaaattaatataattctttctGTAAAGAGTTTTTagatatgaaataatattggTACTATAGTTagatgtatatttaatatacatacacataattaattatatcttATAAATGCACCAACATATATACAGATTTTTTGATATGCaacattaaatatttagttttttgttgttttgagatttgaaatttttaaggttttttattatttattataatgtatattttcagctagaataaattatgttttcttatatatattttcttatttctataaattttggtgaaaaatgtatttatatgctTTAGAGTAAACATATAATAGTACTATTTATTTGAAACTAGTGAATTgagttaatttttatttaatataaaaatggttTTTCCTCGTTTCTTATTTTGTCACTGTTTACtatgattattttttgagtttatttagaaaatgtattattagttttatattagttgtaattatatctatttcagtatttaaagaaaaggagttaatatattttgtttcatttaaatgtatatgttttattcctttttaatatttttttattatttattctgtAAATTATGTGTTATgagatatattttataaaacataattatcCTAAAACCTCCAgaatatacttttaatttttttctcatgATATAAGTTTGAAtttataactatataataaaaaatatatcctCATTAAGTAttgattatttataatttcttacTAATAAATGgattatatatcattacaCTTAAACGAAGAGTCAATAGTATTcactattttataattcagcttaattaatgaattaacaaaatttagGATACGTTAACTgtttatatagtaaaatgacaattaaaaaataaataaactatgtattttatttattttttgcattattaaaataatactttataataagaggtaaaaaaaaaaaaaaataaatatcttccactataatataataatatatgaatctctttttatatatatgtcctattttcaaatatataaaaatattaagtaaagaattaatattattttaataatatataaaaaaatatatagctTATATTGATAATACATAACTTCttcaaattaataataatattttgataaataaaacaaaattaaaataaaagagctcattcttttaatataatatataaatacataatattgtttttatttgttatatatactttaatgaaatatatttaaaaagttgcggtatttttttttttccaatatatgattaaataaatattatgcatAAGTATACCTATTCAAACTTTTTGTGAACAATTCctatttcttaaattttgtttCTCATACATTCAAGTAACAGTTATAATGCaccattaatatattatttatttataatattttctcaCACTTATAAAGTATTGTTTAGTCAACGAAATGACCCAGACACATTACTTACTccatataaatatagttaGGATTTACAGAAACTGAGACCAGAATATAtggataattttttataggtAGAATGAAAACATTTctaataagaatataataatatatatatatatatatattttttctaatgtTAAGTActatcatattttattaaaatactatgttttatgaaaaatatatataaattcatccATATGTGTGGAAAAATTctacttatataattttttttttttttaatacttcttcaaaatatatatatttaattaagaaaaaaacaaaaattaattttttatagatcAGCATAATGATTTGTTAGTAAGAATAATGGTATAAATTAGGCTTAATTAAAAACTGtaggagaaaaataaaaaattatttcctatatacaattaaaatatatatttcctcaTATATTAGGTCGTCAGCTACGAATTCAAccttttaaatttacattacttataaaatattgtatgGGCTCAAGGTTTAActaaataatgtattataactattataacaaataatgttgtttttttcattcattattactattgttatatttttaaaataatctatattttttacgaaATATAAGAATTTCTTCAAATATATGATGTTTATAGAATTGGAATTATTAATAGgataatattcttaaaattctttttattgcttatatatgaatagcaatat
The sequence above is a segment of the Plasmodium malariae genome assembly, contig: PmUG01_00_39, whole genome shotgun sequence genome. Coding sequences within it:
- the PmUG01_00064400 gene encoding fam-l protein, giving the protein MKQKINFLIFIKIAIFIRSIWICHFFIDINTFNKSLDENYIIIGKLNKISYRLLSKCKQDRDSSIVNLIEKIPNNKVNEKKCISNSAKSFTTKNKPSNGNSLRSLTCQKQDIKNNSYILEKKKCSYIEKKIFKELDFENFLKNNKTISNRMYKKAMRKKYGLRILTPTLLFLLLLILMIVDISLGLSIKKSLLIALVKWDPLEVLSSGWFLSLFEKVKSLDWLWKSPLWTTSETLTEGMKKNGLLGRLIGIPMYFLPFLILGVTFIFAILYYHQKVKKYENIKFKKS